A stretch of the Arachis stenosperma cultivar V10309 chromosome 6, arast.V10309.gnm1.PFL2, whole genome shotgun sequence genome encodes the following:
- the LOC130932861 gene encoding uncharacterized protein LOC130932861, with product MGMEGTKGSEKKRMIALGFEGSANKIGVGVVTLDGTILSNPRHTYITPPGQGFLPRETAQHHLHHVLPLVRSALETANVTPDDIDCICYTKGPGMGAPLQVSAVVVRVLSQLWKKPIVAVNHCVAHIEMGRVVTGAVDPVVLYVSGGNTQVIAYSEGRYRIFGETIDIAVGNCLDRFARVLTLSNDPSPGYNIEQLAKKGEKFIDIPYVVKGMDVSFSGILSYIEATAVEKLKNNECTPADLCYSLQETLFAMLVEITERAMAHCDSKDVLIVGGVGCNERLQEMMRTMCSERGGRLFATDDRYCIDNGAMIAYTGLLEFAYGASTPLEDSTFTQRFRTDEVKAIWREASSTKLNGLAEKSI from the exons ATGGGAATGGAAGGAACTAAAGGAAGTGAAAAGAAGAGAATGATAGCGTTGGGATTCGAGGGTTCAGCCAATAAAATCGGAGTCGGTGTTGTCACACTTGACGGCACCATCCTCTCCAACCCACGCCACACATACATAACCCCTCCCGGTCAAGGCTTTCTCCCAAGAGAAACCGCTCAGCACCACCTTCACCACGTTCTTCCACTCGTCAGATCCGCTTTGGAAACCGCCAACGTCACTCCCGATGACATCGACTGCATCTGCTACACCAAGGGCCCTGGAATGGGTGCTCCCCTTCAGGTCTCTGCTGTCGTCGTTCGCGTCCTCTCTCAGCTTTGGAAGAAGCCCATTGTTGCTGTCAACCACTGTGTCGCTCATATTGAGATGGGTAGGGTTGTCACCGGTGCCGTTGACCCTGTTGTGCTTTATGTTAGTGGCGGTAACACTCAGGTCATTGCATACAGTGAGGGTCGTTACAGAATCTTTGGTGAGACCATTGATATTGCTGTTGGTAACTGCTTGGATCGCTTCGCTAGGGTTTTGACGCTTTCCAATGATCCCAGTCCTGGTTACAACATTGAGCAG CTTGCTAAGAAAGGAGAGAAATTTATAGACATTCCTTATGTTGTCAAAGGAATGGATGTATCTTTTAGTGGAATACTTAGTTACATCGAAGCGACTGCAGTTGAAAAGCTGAAGAATAACGAGTGCACACCTGCAGACTTGTGCTACTCTCTGCAG GAGACTCTGTTTGCTATGCTTGTGGAGATAACAGAGCGGGCTATGGCTCATTGTGACTCGAAAGATGTCCTTATAGTTGGTGGTGTGGGCTGCAACGAGCGTTTGCAGGAGATGATGAGAACAATGTGCTCTGAACGGGGTGGGAGGCTGTTTGCCACCGATGACAGATATTGCATCGACAATGGTGCAATGATAGCTTATACTGGTCTCCTTGAATTTGCTTATGGTGCGTCGACACCACTAGAGGACTCTACGTTCACCCAGCGATTCCGAACAGATGAAGTGAAAGCAATCTGGCGAGAAGCAAGCTCTACCAAATTGAATGGTCTTGCAGAGAAAAGCATTTGA
- the LOC130932385 gene encoding F-box/kelch-repeat protein At3g61590-like, with the protein MAGETSWISHYDDDTGRDIGEFGSSLEPGEDGDKQTSVVSVDLILPDDLLERILAYLPVASIFRAGSVCKRWHDIVTSKRFLWNLSHVLHQKPWYFMFTSSDEPIGHAYDPILRKWYGIELPCIGTSNWFIASSCGMVCFMDNDSRSELCVCNPITKRFKKLEDPPGLKFSDYSALAISVSRESQCYTVAIVKSKQVPENFFQWDISIHIYNSEEVTWITPFTEVLLGWRGGDESVICNGVLYFLVYSTGAGLPANRHSLIGYNISNHSSQGSLTRNFIPVPCSLTCGRLMNLKEKLVMVGGIGKPDRPDIIKGIGIWVLNDKKWEDIARVPHKFFQGFGELDDVFASSGADDLIYIQSYGSPVLLIYDMSNKQWKWAQKCPVIKRFPLQLFTGFSFEPRLEIAP; encoded by the coding sequence ATGGCTGGAGAAACTTCATGGATCAGTCACTATGATGATGACACAGGAAGGGATATTGGGGAGTTTGGCTCATCGTTAGAGCCTGGTGAAGATGGTGACAAACAAACAAGTGTTGTCTCTGTGGATCTTATTTTGCCGGATGACTTGTTGGAGCGGATCCTAGCCTACCTTCCTGTTGCAAGCATTTTCAGAGCTGGTTCTGTATgtaaaagatggcatgatattGTCACTTCAAAGAGGTTTTTATGGAACCTTTCTCATGTTCTACATCAAAAACCTTGGTACTTCATGTTTACAAGCTCTGATGAACCAATCGGTCATGCATATGATCCCATCCTACGGAAATGGTATGGCATTGAACTTCCCTGCATTGGCACTTCAAATTGGTTCATTGCTTCATCATGTGGTATGGTTTGCTTCATGGACAATGACAGCCGAAGTGAATTGTGTGTATGCAACCCTATTACCAAAAGGTTCAAGAAGCTGGAGGACCCTCCGGGTTTAAAATTTTCTGATTACAGTGCACTAGCAATCTCAGTTAGTAGGGAATCTCAGTGTTATACAGTGGCAATTGTAAAATCCAAGCAAGTCCCTGAGAACTTTTTCCAGTGGGATATCTCAATTCATATATACAATTCTGAAGAAGTGACTTGGATAACACCTTTCACCGAAGTTTTGTTAGGGTGGAGAGGTGGTGACGAGAGTGTAATATGTAATGGGGTGCTATACTTTTTGGTTTATTCAACAGGGGCAGGTCTACCTGCAAATCGCCATTCCCTAATTGGATATAACATCTCCAACCATTCTTCTCAAGGTAGCTTAACAAGGAACTTTATTCCAGTACCTTGTTCTCTGACATGTGGCCGTTTGATGAATCTAAAGGAAAAGCTTGTAATGGTGGGAGGTATTGGTAAACCAGATAGACCTGACATAATCAAAGGAATTGGAATCTGGGTTCTAAACGATAAGAAGTGGGAAGATATTGCACGAGTGCCTCACAAATTCTTCCAAGGCTTTGGAGAGCTTGATGATGTTTTTGCCAGCAGTGGCGCAGATGATCTCATATATATTCAAAGTTATGGATCTCCTGTGCTGCTTATATATGACATGAGCAATAAACAATGGAAATGGGCACAGAAGTGCCCTGTGATAAAAAGGTTCCCACTTCAGCTTTTCACAGGTTTTTCCTTTGAGCCTAGGCTTGAAATTGCTCCATAG